From a single Porites lutea chromosome 10, jaPorLute2.1, whole genome shotgun sequence genomic region:
- the LOC140950208 gene encoding spliceosome-associated protein CWC15 homolog: MTTAARPTWDTAKGGRGKGEGDLSALSKQYSSRDLPSHTKLKHRQAGQDTAEELRGRDFRKDLEERERLAARERNKEKGSRYASEQPKRPRLDQPPPSNLDADDPVDDDDDDDSEESDDEDDTAELLAELQRIKKERAQEEARKEREKKEEEERIRMENIMTGNPLLNTQSNFKVKRRWDDDVVFKNCAKGEDEKKKEQHFINDTLRSEFHKKFMQKYVK; encoded by the exons ATGACAACAGCGGCTAGGCCGACATGGGACACAGCAAAAGGCGGTCGAGGAAAAGGCGAAGGAGATCTTTCCGCGCTGTCAAAACAGTATTCGAGTCGTGATTTGCCGTCGCACACAAAACTAAAACACAG ACAAGCAGGGCAGGATACTGCAGAGGAATTGCGTGGCCGAGACTTCCGCAAGGATTTGGAAGAACGTGAAAGACTAGCAGCTCGTGaaagaaacaaggaaaaagGCAGCAGATATGCCAGTGAACAACCAAAGAGACCTCGTTTAGATCAACCACCTCCTTCTAATTTGGATGCAGATGACcctgttgatgatgatgatgatgatgactctGAGGAAAG TGACGATGAAGATGACACTGCCGAACTTCTTGCCGAGttacaaagaataaaaaaggaGAGGGCACAAGAAGAAGCAAGAAAA gaaagagaaaagaaagaagaagaagagagaatACGAATGGAGAATATTATGACTGGAAATCCTTTACTCAACACACAAAGcaattttaaagtaaaaagaag GTGGGATGATGATGTTGTATTTAAGAACTGTGCAAAGGGGgaagacgaaaaaaagaaa GAGCAACACTTTATCAACGATACCCTTCGATCAGAATTCCataaaaaattcatgcaaaaataTGTGAAATAG